The Enoplosus armatus isolate fEnoArm2 chromosome 21, fEnoArm2.hap1, whole genome shotgun sequence genomic sequence TTCAGCAGATTGTCTGCTGGAAGAAACACCTCAACTCATGCCAGGTattgactcacacacacacacacacagggcactgAGCCAGGTGCTGCTGTAAATCAGTTCTTGTTAACAAGACATCTGAGTGTTTGACCCGTCATAATCACTGAGTaagcactgcacacacacacagctcagcagTAACAATAGTCACAGTGTAAGCAGATTTACCACCAGGAGCAGAGGCTGCTGGGATTTGTAGTTTCTGTGGTTCAGTCTTACCTTCTACTGAGCATCTGAAAACAACATGTCCCAGAAGCCACCaggatgagcagcagcagggggatTGTGGGGATGATAATGTACACCAGTAACATGCctgaagagacacagagaggtcagaggtcagtcagAGGCCAGTCAGAGGTCAGTCAGAGAGGCCAATCAGAGGCCAGTCAGAGGTCCGTCAAGGCCAGTCAGAGGCCAATCAGATGTCTGTCAGAGAGGCCAATCAGATGTCCGTCAGAGAGGCCAATCAGAGGCCAGTCAGAGGTCCGTCAAGGCCAGTCAGAGGTCCGTCAAGGCCAGTCAGAGGTCCATCAGAGGTCCGTCAAGGCCAGTCAGAGGCCAATCAGAGGTCAGTCAGAGAGGCCAATCAGATGTCCGTCAGAGAGGCCAATCAGAGGCCAGTCAGAGGTCCGTCAAGGCCAGTCAGAGGTCCATCAGAGGTCCGTCAAGGCCAGTCAGAGGCCAATCAGAGGTCAGTCAGAGAGGCCAATCAGAGGCCAATCAGATGTCCGTCAGAGAGGCCAATCAGAGGTCAGTCAGAGGTCCGTCAGAGGCCAGTCAGAGGTCTGTCAGAGGCCAATCAGGGGTCCGTCAGAGGTCCGTCAGAGGCCAGTCAGAGGTCAGTCAGAGGTCCGTCAGAGGCCAATCAGAGGTCCATCAGAGGTCCGTCAGAGGTCAGTCAGAGGTCTGTCAGAGGCCAGTCAGAGGCCAGTCAGAGGTCCGTCAGAGGCCAGTCAGAGGTCAGTCAGAGGTCCGTCAGAGGCCAATCAGAGGTCCATCAGAGGCCAGTCAGAGGTCAGTCAGAGGTCCGTCAGAGGCCAATCAGAGGTCCATCAGAGGTCAGTCAGAGGCCAGTTTGTACCTGAAGCTCCAGCCATGGTGACCTGAGGGGGAACCTCCTCACTGCCTGCAGACTGTTCttctgaggacacacacacacacacacacacactttgacctACAGGAAACGTCAGAGGATCGTGTGTGTTATTCTGTAGCAGCCAGGTGATGTAATGAAGGTAAACACAGTCACTCCTCCAATCAGAGGCTGCAGATTTATCAACATGTGtcgtgctgccttcaggtgtcTGCAGGGATTTAATGAACTGAAGGAGGAATAAAGCAACAGATACTGTCAGATTCATTTACTGCGATATTTACTATGATGTATGAAAAGTAGCCACACCACAAAGGACTTTCCTGCTCACCTGTGCCCCGCCCTCTAGGTGTGTCACCCTGTTCCTTCACAAGATGGCTCTCTGAACGAAAGGCAGAAAGAACTGATGGTACCCGGTTTGTTTAGCAGAGAGtggagctgattggctgatggtaCCTGGTTTGTTTAACAGAGAGtggagctgattggctgatggtaCCTGGTTCATATTTGCAGATGAAGTTGTGTTTCATGTTGCAGCGGTCGTCGTTCCATTGGTAGAGATAAGCCCCGCCCAGACCAGGAAGTGCAGTTGGCTGATGGTACATCACAACGCAGGCTTCTCCTCCGCAGGACGGCTCATCAAAATACCAGTTCctaaaacaacatcatcatcatcatcactagTAACTGGTTGTTTGCCAAGCTCCGCctcccttagttactgttgctatgcagTATACAATGGCATGGCAGAGGTTGTCGTGTCTGGGCTCCATGTCTCCCCTGATCTTATAAAGAGTCCGGTCTAGACGTGCTCtacatgtaaagtgtcatgagataacgGTAGTTATTTGacgctgtataaataaaactgatcgATCCTCAGTCGTTGGAAACCTTCCATCCTTCGACAGCAGACTCAAAGACGTTGGTTTTCCTAATGAAGTAGAAGAGAAGAGTTTCCCTCAGAGAGCCTCGGAGGTTATTTCTCTTCACCTTGATGATGACTAGGTTTGTTCAGTTCTGTACATGTGGCTTCAAACTTTCTCCAAACTACGTCGACCAATAAATAACCCTCTGTCGACACATGTAGCTCTGGGGACACGACCCACCTGATGCAGACTAACTTGACACTCACCTGAAGGAGGCCAGACTGCCGTCGGTCCAGTAGTAGAGCtgtggacaggaagtgaaggtgTTGCTGAGTTCAGTCTGATCGACTCCGTCCACCCGTGTCAGACCGATCCAGAAATCGCCGTCCACtatacctcctcctcctgcgcCTCCTCCTGCCCCGCCCACTGCTCCTGATCGCAGCTCctggagacgaggaggaagaagagaaagatgagagggggaagaggaggaggaagatgaagaagaccAGGCATCTATCTCACCTGCAGCAGATTTTCGATGTCTCTCTGCTCGGCCGGACTCTCGATGCTGAGCAGCGACCCCCCGTCCATCTCGCAGGCCTGATGCGCCTCCCTGAAGGCCACGCGGCTCGACACGTCGTGGAAATACGCAATCTTATAGCAGGGACTCTCTGGACCACCCAAACACACCGTCTGACCTGCGAGAGGAAGAGAGTCATCATCCCTCCCACTGTGGGTTGATTGACACCTTAAGCCTCAACTAGGAAGCTTCCTTCTTGATTGATCCTAACTAGGAAACTACCTTCGTCCTTGATCCCTACCTAGGGGGCCCATTTCTTGCCTAATCCCTAACTACGTTGATCCTTGAGTAGGAAGCTTTGCTAAATCCCCAACTGATCACTACCTAGGAGGCTTCCTCCCACTTGATCCCTAACAAGGAAACTTCCCTCTTACTTGACACCTTGATACATCACTATAtagtgacatcatcactgtgCATAGAAACAGTATGCTGgcatctgtgtgtatgcgtgtctgtgtgtgtgtgtgtgtgtgtgtgtgtgtttaaagatgCATGGTGAATAGCTGCAGTGATTAATACTCAGTCTGGTTAaaacagcctcacacacactcagagctaCTTTAAGTGATTAGCTGGATTCTCTTCTGCACCATCATCACTTTACTGTTAGAGCCACTAAAGAgctccatatatatatatatgtgtctctctctctctgtctctctctctgtctctctctgtctctctctctctctctctctctgtctctctctctgtctctgtctctctctgtctctctctctctgtctctctctctgtctctctctgtctctctctctctctctctctctgtctctctctctctctctctctctctctctctctcctctctgtctctctctctcgctctctctgtctctctctcctctcctctctcagtctctctctctctctctctctctgtctctctctctctccctctctctgtcagtctctctctctcttctctctctctctctctctctcctctctccctcagtctctctctctctctctctctctctctgtctctctctctctccctctctgtcagtctctctctctctctctctctctctctctgtctctctctctctctcctctctctcgtcagtctctctctctctctctctctcctctctctgtcctctctctctctcccctctctctgtcctctctctctctctcttctctctctctctctctctctctctctctctcttcttctctctctctctcttctcttctctctgtctctctcttctctctctcgtctctctctccttctctctctctctctctctctgtctctctccctcctctctctgtctctctttctctctctctctgtctctctctcgctctgtctgtctctcttctctctctctctctctctcttctctctctctctctctctcgtctctctctctctccctctctctgtcagtctctctctctctctctctgtcctctctctctctctttctgtctctctctctgtctctgtctgtcttctcctatctctgtctgtctctctctctctgtcctctgtcctgtctctctctgtcttctctcctctctctgtctgtcctccctctctgtctgtctctctctctctgcctgtctctggtCTCTGTTATTACTGGCATCGTGTTCTCcactgaaagtaaaaaaaaaaaaagagatgagatAAAAGGATTTCACTTCAACTCCCTTTCAGTGAACTTCAATGGCTAAAACAGAAGCACTGAAGTGAGAGGCTGTGTGGTCAAACtggttctcacaaagatagatgtacaactacacacacacacacacacacatcactgtttaaaataacaataaaacagagcCGAAGTGAAATACAGATGTTATCAGACCAAACAGCTGAAGGTGtgttcacacatttaaaacagaacagtcgaatgttttcatttattaaggGACTTTTAATGGAATAACGGGTATTTAATGGATCAAATCTTCTTAAAGTATGCAAAATAACATCACAGGTTCCCCCAAATTTATACCTGAAAATGACCTCAATGTGGGTTCACCCCACATTTGGGTTTAATTTATTGATTCTAAtatattaagggattttaatgGATTATCTGCACAATTTAAGGGCTttttgaaggtaaaaaaaaacaaaaccttaacATTTACCAAATAACTAACTAAGGGCATCCCTGAATTTTCACCTTTAAAGTATGAATGAAGCGACGGGTTTAGTGCTAATGCTCtttgatatatgatatattaacagccattaataattcattattaatcTCAAGTTTGAGATGGCTTCACCCCCAACAAACCCCTTAATATATTAGAATACATGACTACTCATTAATGAACCCCACATTTGACAGTATAAATACTCAAGGAAGAATTTCTGAACTCACCGCTCACCACCCGCACTCCGTTGCCCCGGGCGACCATCATCGCCATGACGACCCCGCGGATCACCCGCATCGCCGCgtaaaatgttgtcattttgggttttaaaatgaaaaatgaaataaacctTCAGCGTTGAGCTTCGGCTGCGTGAAGATTCCAAGTCGAGCGACTTTCttaaatttcacaataaaagccccgctcctgctttgtttttgtgacggtctttatttccatgttcCTGCTCTTCTCTTGAGGCGgagtgtttctgtctgctcaAACCaactctctctgccccccctaCCCGATCGATCGTCCCTACAGAGCCCCAGATGTAACCTCCTATTTCATTAAGCCCTGgggggccacacacacacatcagtttaATTCACTTacacagacaggaagctgaTTGGTTCCCAGCAGAGCAGCTGATCAATAGATGAAACACTCACACGTTCCTCTGATATCTGCTGCAGTTATGACAAACACATTGATCCACCTGAAGGTGTGAGCAGCATCAGTTCACATGAATAAATTATTAATCAGGCATTAATAACCAATCCTCATTATCAGCCTTACAAACCGGGAACAGACTGCTGTCACTAACGTATGGACAGATCACTTATTATTAATCCAAGAATATATCTGTAACAACACATGTACTGTTTCAGgagtttattattgttattactgattATTATATAAGTCTTTTGCAGTTTGT encodes the following:
- the chodl gene encoding chondrolectin — protein: MTTFYAAMRVIRGVVMAMMVARGNGVRVVSGQTVCLGGPESPCYKIAYFHDVSSRVAFREAHQACEMDGGSLLSIESPAEQRDIENLLQELRSGAVGGAGGGAGGGGIVDGDFWIGLTRVDGVDQTELSNTFTSCPQLYYWTDGSLASFRNWYFDEPSCGGEACVVMYHQPTALPGLGGAYLYQWNDDRCNMKHNFICKYEPESHLVKEQGDTPRGRGTGEQEKQSAGSEEVPPQVTMAGASGMLLVYIIIPTIPLLLLILVASGTCCFQMLSRSAPRTKTAINQSNLWISRTPKPDSMEV